The Microlunatus soli genome contains the following window.
AACAGGATGGTCTGCTCGGCGATGATCCGTTGCAGGCTGAGCTCCTTGGCCAGTGCGATCGCCCGATGAGCGCACTCGATGGCGTCCTCGTAGCGGCCGCGGACCACGAACGACCGGGCCATCGTCGCCAGCAGCCGGCAGTGCAACGACCGGTCCCGATCCTTGTCGATCAGGTCGACGGCCTCGGACAGCAACGCCCGCTCGTCCAGGTCGTAGTCGCTGTACAACAACGACGAGGCCAGCGACTGCAACAGCCGGGCCCGCAGCACCGGGTCGAGACCGGAGTCCGCCGGGCGTCGTTGCAGCCGGTCCCGGAGCAGGTTGATCGCCTGATCGAGATGACCGGCGGCCTCGGCCGCCTCGGAGGCACGGATGGTCAGGTCGATCACCGCCGTGTCCTGGTCGGAGACGTCGGGGATCGGCTGATGCTCGACCAACTCCAGGGCGTGCCGGTAGTGCCGCAGGGCATCGTCCGGACCGCCGACCCGCAGCGCCTCGTCACCGGCCGCGATGCTCGCCGAGATGGCGGTGGCGTTGTCGTGACTGGCCCGGGCGTGGCGGGCCAACTCCGCTGCGGTGCCGCCGCTGCCCGGTGCGGTCAGCGCCGCGACGTAGCGGGCGTGGAAGCGGACCCGCTCACCGGGCAGCAGATCGTCATAGACCGCCTCGCCCAGCAGGGCGTGCCGGAACACGTAGCCGTCGTCGCGGCCGACCAGCACCTGGCCCTCGACTGCGCCGCGGATCGCGATGTCCAGCTCGCCGGCCGGCAGCTCGGCGACCTCGGCCAACAGCTCGTGCCCTACCTTGCGGCCGGCCACCGACGCGGCGCGGACGACGTGCCGGGCGGCGTCGCTGAGCACGTCGAGCCGGAGCAGCAGCAGCCCGGCCAGATCCGCCGGCACGCCGCGGACGTCGGCGGCCGCGGTCAGTTCCTCGGCGAAGAACGCGTTGCCCTCGGCGCGGTCGATGACGGCCTGCACCTCCGGGCGCGGCAGATCGGGGCGCAGCCCTGCGACCAGCCGCCCGACATCGCGGTCGGGGAGCGGCGGCAGATCGATCCGGTCGACCTGATCCAGCCGGGACCAGTTGGCCAGCGCGGCCCGCAGCGGATGGCTGCGGACCAGATCGTCGCTGCGATAGGACACCACCAGCGACACCGGATGCTCGAAGCGCCGCGACAACAGGTAGGTGAGCAGGTCCCGGCTGGACGGATCGGCCCAGTGCAGGTCCTCGATCACGATCACCACACCCGAGGTCCCGCTCTCCGGACTGCCGGCCGCCAACCGGTCGAAGGCCCGGGCCACCGCGTCGAACAGCTCGGTCCGGGCGACGTGACCGGAGACCTCGTCACTGTCCTCGGGCAGCCGCCGCTCGGCCGGCAACAGCCGATGGATCGCTCGATGCCGCTGCGCGATGGCGGCGATCTCGGCCGGAGCCTCGGCCTGCAGCTGACCGAAGATCTCGGTGAACGGCAGATAGGGCAGTGAGGCGTCACCGAAGTCCAGACAGTGACCGACGACCAGCCGCCGACCCGACCGGCGGGCCGGCTCGGCCAGCGCCGAGAGCAGCCGACTCTTGCCGATCCCGGCCTCACCGGCGACGACAGCGTGACGGACCGGACCGGCGTCACCGGAGTCGCGCCCGGCCACTCCGATGGCACCCGTCAGGCGTCCTAGCTCGGACTGTCGGCCGATCAGCGCATGGGCCGGCCGCGTGCTCGAGCCGAGGAGATCTGTGGGCACCCACCCATCATCCCCGATAGCACTGACAACGACCCACCGATTTGGCTGGCGGCGAAGATCGGGTGCCGGCCGATCGGGGCGACACCGGCCGCGGGATAGGCTCGCGTCCGTGACCGACCAAGACCCGTGGCCCGAACTGCGCCGGCTCCGGCAGAGCATCGACAACATGGACTCGGCGTTGGTGCATCTGCTCGCCGAACGGTTCAAGATCACCCAGCGGGTGGGGGAGTTGAAGGCGCAGTACGGTCTGCCGCCCGCCGACCCCGGCCGTGAGACCCAGCAGATCGCTCGGCTCCGGGCGCTGGCCGAGGACGCCCATCTGGATCCGGAGTTCGCCGAGAAGTTCCTCGGCTTCATCGTCGCCGAGGTCGTGCGGCACCACGAGGCCATCGCCCGCGAACCGTAGACCGCCGACCGGCCGGCTCGGAGTACGTCGCCGGTCCCGCCCCGACCCGACGCCCTCCGGATCCGGCGTGTTCAGTGCCCGACGCCCTGGTATCGGTTCAGTCCGCGTCGCCAGACCGCGGCAGCGATCAGCGCCGCCGCGCCGGCCGCGATCAGCGGGGTGAGCGCCCACCAGCCGGCAGCCGGCCCGATGCCGAGCACCAGCCGGCTCGGGAAGTAGCTGATCAGCCCGTACGGCAGCAGGAACGTCACCACCAGCCGGACCGCGGCACCGTAGATGTCCAGCGGAAACTTGGCGAAATCCCGGACCAGGGCGACGAAGGTCGGAAACGCGCTCTGCGCCGACGGCTCCCAGAAGGCGATCATGTTGGTCAGGAAGCTGATCGCGGTGTTCAACACCGTCCCGCAGAGCACTGCCATGATCACCACCGGGATCGACCACCAATGCCAGTCCGGCCCGGATCGGGCCAGCCCGAGGACCAGCACGACGGCACCCAGGCCGGCATTGCCGATGCCGTGGATCGACGCCAACGCGGTCGCCTGTTGCAGGGCCGGCGGCAGCGGTCTGACCAGTACCCGGTCGAAGGAGCCGGTGTTGACATCGGCGCGCAGCTTCCAGGCGCCGTCGGCGAACATCTCCCGGATCCCGTCGGCGGCCATCACCATGCCGTGCAGCACCGCGATCTGCCACAGCGTCCAGCCGCCGAGGGAGGACACGTGGCCGAAGAAGGTGACCAGGAAGACGATCCCGACCAACTGCTGCAGGATCGCGCCGACCGCGGCGATCCAGAAGTCGGCCCGGTATTCCATCGCCGACCGCAGTCGCACCAGTTGCTGCCGGAAGAAGATCGTGATCAGCCGGACCATGATCAACCGCCCTGGATCTCGACGGCCCGGAAGGCCCGCCGCCAGGCCAGGTTGGCCAGCGCCCACAGCACCACCAGCCAGACCAGTTGCAGGCCGATCAGCCCGGCCGCGTCCCAGCCCGAACTCTTGCCCAGATAGAGCTGCAGCGGTGTCGATACGATGCCACGCAGCGGCAACACACCGGCGATCACCTGCAGCCAGGACGGCATCAGGGCCAGCGGCACGATAGTGCCGGACAGGATCTGCATGATCGCCTGCTGGGACCACATCAGGCCCATCCCGTTCAGCGTCCAGAAGGTCAGCAGCGAGACACCGAAGACCACCAGCACCTTGGTGAGGAAGCCGATGATCAACGCGACCGCGAACAGCAGCCCGGCGCCGATCGAGGACGGCGGCCGGATGTCCAGGAAGAGCAGCCCGATCACCAGCGTGAAGATCATGCTGATCGCTCCCTCGACGGCGGTGAAGCCGAGCGCGCGGGCGATCTGGGTGCCGCAATAGTTCAGCGGCCGAACCATGTCGAAGACGACGTCACCGGTGCGGATCGTCGCCATCATCGCGGTCCCGGTCCGCCAGCCGACCAGCGCGTTCAGGCCGTACGCGATCACCACATAGGTGCGCATCTCGTCCCAGCTCAATCCGGCGATCGAACCGCGGCCGGCGTACGCCGCTCGCCACAGGTAGTAGAGGATGATCACCCAGATGAAGGTCAGCCCGACGTTGAAGAACGTGGTGATCCGATAGGCGATCGCCTGCTGCAGCGTGGTCCGGGCCAGCGAAAGATATCTCCAGACCGGCTTGTCGCGGCTGTGCCGGATGGTCGTGTCGACGACGGTCACTGTGCCGGCCCGGCTCGGTCCGGCTGATCGGGCCGGGAGGATGGATCTGGCTGGAAGGTCAGATCGCCCTCGTACAGTCGGCGCACGATCGACTCCGCCGAGGTCCGCTCCAGAGCAAGATCAACAACGGGCAGCGCGACGGCGAGTTCCTTGATCACTTCACCGGAGTTGATCATGCGACTGTCGAAGCTGACGTCGAGACGACTGTCGGACGAGACGATCTCGGTCTCGACGCGGGCCAGTGCGGAGCGGGCCCGCTGCTCGGCGTCAGCGACGTCCTCGGCCAGCGTGACGACCACCGTCTGCTCCCAGCCGAACCGCCGGGTGACCTCGTCGAACCGTCCGTCGTAGACGATCGTGCCCTTGTCGATCATGATCATCCGGGGGCACAGTTCCTCGATGTCGCCGAGATCGTGCGAGGTCAACAACACGGTCAGGCCGCGGCCGGTCTGCATCCGGCCGACGAACTCGCGCAACCGGGCCTTCACCGCAACGTCCAGCCCGATCGTCGGCTCGTCCAGGAACAGCACCCGCGGTGAGTGGATCAGGGCCGCCCCGAGATCGCATCGCATCCGCTGGCCCAACGAGAGTTGCCGGGCCGGCACGCCCAGCAACGGTGCAAGATCGAGGACGTCGACCAGTTCGTCCATGGTACGGCGGTAGTCGGCCGCCGGGACGGTGTAGATGTCGCCCAGCAGCCGCAGCGATTCGATCACCGGAATGTCCCACCAGAGCTGGGTCCGTTGACCGAACACGACACTGATGTTGCGGGCATTGGCCTGCCGATCGACATGCGGGCGGATGCCGCAGACGTCGATCGAACCCGCCGTCGGGACCAGG
Protein-coding sequences here:
- a CDS encoding ABC transporter ATP-binding protein encodes the protein MKAPRLAGAVRHLVRPRHETVTAVDGVDLSIEEGESVAYVGPNGAGKSTTIKLLTGILVPTAGSIDVCGIRPHVDRQANARNISVVFGQRTQLWWDIPVIESLRLLGDIYTVPAADYRRTMDELVDVLDLAPLLGVPARQLSLGQRMRCDLGAALIHSPRVLFLDEPTIGLDVAVKARLREFVGRMQTGRGLTVLLTSHDLGDIEELCPRMIMIDKGTIVYDGRFDEVTRRFGWEQTVVVTLAEDVADAEQRARSALARVETEIVSSDSRLDVSFDSRMINSGEVIKELAVALPVVDLALERTSAESIVRRLYEGDLTFQPDPSSRPDQPDRAGPAQ
- a CDS encoding ABC transporter permease; the encoded protein is MTVVDTTIRHSRDKPVWRYLSLARTTLQQAIAYRITTFFNVGLTFIWVIILYYLWRAAYAGRGSIAGLSWDEMRTYVVIAYGLNALVGWRTGTAMMATIRTGDVVFDMVRPLNYCGTQIARALGFTAVEGAISMIFTLVIGLLFLDIRPPSSIGAGLLFAVALIIGFLTKVLVVFGVSLLTFWTLNGMGLMWSQQAIMQILSGTIVPLALMPSWLQVIAGVLPLRGIVSTPLQLYLGKSSGWDAAGLIGLQLVWLVVLWALANLAWRRAFRAVEIQGG
- a CDS encoding chorismate mutase, whose translation is MTDQDPWPELRRLRQSIDNMDSALVHLLAERFKITQRVGELKAQYGLPPADPGRETQQIARLRALAEDAHLDPEFAEKFLGFIVAEVVRHHEAIAREP
- a CDS encoding helix-turn-helix transcriptional regulator, which gives rise to MPTDLLGSSTRPAHALIGRQSELGRLTGAIGVAGRDSGDAGPVRHAVVAGEAGIGKSRLLSALAEPARRSGRRLVVGHCLDFGDASLPYLPFTEIFGQLQAEAPAEIAAIAQRHRAIHRLLPAERRLPEDSDEVSGHVARTELFDAVARAFDRLAAGSPESGTSGVVIVIEDLHWADPSSRDLLTYLLSRRFEHPVSLVVSYRSDDLVRSHPLRAALANWSRLDQVDRIDLPPLPDRDVGRLVAGLRPDLPRPEVQAVIDRAEGNAFFAEELTAAADVRGVPADLAGLLLLRLDVLSDAARHVVRAASVAGRKVGHELLAEVAELPAGELDIAIRGAVEGQVLVGRDDGYVFRHALLGEAVYDDLLPGERVRFHARYVAALTAPGSGGTAAELARHARASHDNATAISASIAAGDEALRVGGPDDALRHYRHALELVEHQPIPDVSDQDTAVIDLTIRASEAAEAAGHLDQAINLLRDRLQRRPADSGLDPVLRARLLQSLASSLLYSDYDLDERALLSEAVDLIDKDRDRSLHCRLLATMARSFVVRGRYEDAIECAHRAIALAKELSLQRIIAEQTILLAKIKQRLGDPDASIKQIERVLAGAVADGDSTTELRAAHQLGTIRFEQGKLTEALATYERAADRAAASGRRWSPYGLDAVVMAAQTAFSLGDWDHAIELSAEREQVPSLARANLDLTILSVRSGRGELEGLRLLPGLRRWWGYDSMVTINCIPAIELHALGGDLAAACALYDDMVTAMEAVNGPHFIGRVRLNGVLLDVLTRSAAGSDGPIPERFVDRADEALDGARAAMADFEKTRKPGPEAYAWQARTEAEYLRFRSVIGRPAAEPAELVGCWRRAVAGFVEYPHRFEHARSQARLAAALLTGGDRTATSQAAELIDAATATAARLGARPLLAELGALGSDRTGPPSSNPLTAREREVLGLVAEGLSNRDIGGRLVISTKTASVHVSNIMAKLAAESRTEAVAIARRTGLIG
- a CDS encoding ABC transporter permease, with the protein product MVRLITIFFRQQLVRLRSAMEYRADFWIAAVGAILQQLVGIVFLVTFFGHVSSLGGWTLWQIAVLHGMVMAADGIREMFADGAWKLRADVNTGSFDRVLVRPLPPALQQATALASIHGIGNAGLGAVVLVLGLARSGPDWHWWSIPVVIMAVLCGTVLNTAISFLTNMIAFWEPSAQSAFPTFVALVRDFAKFPLDIYGAAVRLVVTFLLPYGLISYFPSRLVLGIGPAAGWWALTPLIAAGAAALIAAAVWRRGLNRYQGVGH